The following coding sequences are from one Gossypium hirsutum isolate 1008001.06 chromosome A12, Gossypium_hirsutum_v2.1, whole genome shotgun sequence window:
- the LOC121210790 gene encoding uncharacterized protein, which translates to MPTLVNLRSKQIADTAACPRCRSGEEDISHVFLYCLDFPKEHSQTRSIDLLWHMGPVGVKKQAHALYTATRAIQIKTSFGMTIHFDAAFNRRDFKSMAGLVVLDHMRVILATKTVLNSNISTSFATEAYAGLHAINLGLSMGIHSVTVKGDSRTVIKKCQTSMQDKSVIGAIISDIQKKSRVFSRNQIPIYQ; encoded by the exons ATGCCTACTCTAGTTAATTTGCGATCTAAACAAATAGCCGACACTGCTGCTTGTCCTCGATGTAGATCTGGGGAGGAAGATATATCTCATGTCTTTCTGTATTGT TTGGATTTTCCAAAAGAGCACTCCCAAACAAGGTCGATTGATTTGCTGTGGCATATGGGTCCTGTAGGGGTCAAGAAACAAGCTCATGC CTTGTATACAGCTACGAGGGCCATTCAAATCAAAACGAGTTTTGGGATGACGATTCACTTTGATGCTGCCTTTAATCGAAGGGATTTCAAATCGATGGCAGGCCTGGTGGTTCTAGATCATATGAGAGTAATCCTTGCTACGAAAACGgtcttaaattcaaatatttcaacttcttttgcAACAGAAGCTTATGCAGGTCTTCATGCGATTAATCTTGGACTTTCCATGGGTATACACTCAGTTACGGTAAAGGGGGACTCACGAACCGTCATAAAGAAATGTCAAACATCGATGCAAGATAAGTCAGTTATAGGAGCAATAATCAGTGATATTCAAAAAAAGTCAAGAGTTTTTTCAAGAAATCAGATTCCAATTTATCAATAG
- the LOC121211334 gene encoding uncharacterized protein has product MLVERKSQHGQRGSRFNEGINLGKGTLGSRFLPLNVEADLGGEISGAAGEILEKEGTVCAAGERSSGEDRVISKGGSGRASSKSLLGQVGEVTHGNRVGFMPSVGSALGFVSTRPGNVVTGQSEGGPNSKSLGKRPVESDMFPQKDKDLIKNFPFFNFNFFLLPTGTSQVLKGDSKGSGLSMEKHDGPCAKGPGQAGFLRTDGALSSGLDKVIDSVDEHSASTRSEGNNLILNNPMFERHCESAVQLDVNLLDPKNHSTVTFNDNNVAKPLKGIKKNILATTNKSFSVSRGRGPENKVSNNRGGPPLNRTFKEKGGKLKKAGISKIPLTKAINSMANIINWQVGLGADANSGNIDEQDVLV; this is encoded by the exons ATGTTGGTGGAGAGAAAATCCCAGCATGGTCAACGGGGTTCTCGGTTTAACGAAGGAATAAATTTGGGAAAGGGAACGTTGGGTTCTAGATTTTTGCCTTTAAATGTGGAAGCTGATTTAGGTGGCGAAATTAGTGGAGCTGCTGGGGAAATTTTGGAGAAGGAAGGCACTGTTTGTGCTGCTGGTGAAAGGAGTAGTGGTGAAGATAGGGTTATTTCTAAAGGGGGTTCGGGTAGGGCTAGTTCTAAGAGTCTTTTGGGTCAGGTTGGAGAGGTGACCCATGGGAATAGAGTAGGCTTTATGCCTTCAGTTGGGTCTGCTTTGGGCTTCGTTTCCACCAGGCCAGGAAATGTTGTGACGGGCCAGAGTGAAGGGGGCCCTAATTCTAAGTCTTTGGGGAAAAGGCCTGTGGAGTCAGATATGTTTCCCCAAAAAGACAAGGACCTGAttaaaaattttcccttttttaattttaatttctttcttcTGCCTACAGGTACATCGCAAGTTTTAAAGGGGGATTCCAAGGGCAGTGGGCTGTCGATGGAGAAGCATGATGGGCCATGTGCGAAAGGGCCTGGACAGGCTGGTTTTTTAAGGACCGATGGAGCCCTTTCTAGTGGCCTGGATAAGGTCATTGATAGTGTAGATGAGCATTCGGCATCTACAAGGAGTGAGGGaaataatttaatcctaaataatCCTATGTTCGAAAGACATTGTGAATCTGCTGTCCAATTAGATGTGAATCTTCTGGATCCCAAAAACCATTCAACTGTTACCTTCAATGATAATAATGTGGCTAAACCGCTTAAaggtattaaaaaaaatatcttaGCTACCACTAATAAATCTTTCTCTGTTTCCAGAGGGCGAGGTCCTGAGAACAAAGTTAGCAATAATCGTGGTGGCCCTCCTCTTAATCGCACTTTTAAAGAAAAGGGAGGGAAATTAAAAAAGGCTGGGATTTCTAAAATTCCTTTAACAAAAGCAATAAACTCCATGGCTAACATCATCAATTGGCAAGTTGGTCTTGGAGCAGATGCAAATAGTGGTAACATTGATGAACAG GATGTGCTGGTTTGA
- the LOC107939028 gene encoding GATA transcription factor 18 isoform X2: protein MMRKCSSSQGDMVLGPCSCGLFHGENNSFSMLFSMPNHKSFDETDMYRFTSSSSSSVDCTLSLGTPSTRLCVNDSDKRLRHGRSSGNSCVSNFCLDLLQNKNMPYPLQSAKDSRGSNGNSSSNSSGKGNDPLLARRCANCDTTSTPLWRNGPRGPKSLCNACGIRFRKEERRATNAIKSSGATGSMLEQLQHLGYHHHQNKNNSRVHHSQSQKIPCFSPVNGFRFIEDTDRDSATGIPFLSWRLNVHDLTR, encoded by the exons atgATGCGCAAGTGCAGTAGTTCTCAGGGAGACATGGTATTGGGCCCTTGTTCATGTGGTCTGTTTCATGGCGAAAACAACTCATTCTCTATGCTATTTTCCATGCCAAACCACAAATCATTTGATGAAACAGACATGTACCGTTTCACGTCCTCTTCATCATCTTCTGTTGACTGCACTCTCTCGTTGGGAACTCCATCCACACGCCTTTGTGTAAACGACAGTGACAAGCGTTTGCGCCATGGCCGCAGCTCGGGTAATTCTTGCGTGTCTAACTTTTGCTTGGACTTGTTACAGAACAAGAACATGCCATATCCACTGCAAAGCGCAAAAGATAGCCGTGGAAGCAATGGAAATAGCAGTAGTAACAGCTCAGGGAAAGGCAATGATCCTCTCTTAGCTCGCCGATGTGCTAACTGTGACACCACTTCTACACCGCTTTGGAGGAATGGTCCAAGAGGCCCAAAG TCACTTTGCAATGCCTGTGGAATTCGATtcagaaaagaagaaagaagagcaACAAATGCAATCAAGTCATCAGGTGCAACAGGTTCAATGTTGGAGCAATTACAACATCTTGGCTATCATCACCACCAGAACAAGAACAATTCACGGGTTCATCACTCGCAAAGCCAGAAAATTCCATGTTTCTCACCTGTCAATGGATTCAGGTTCATTGAAGATACTGATCGAGATTCTGCTACTggcattcccttcctttcttggAGACTCAATGTCCATGACCTTACAAGATaa
- the LOC107939028 gene encoding GATA transcription factor 18 isoform X1, producing the protein MMRKCSSSQGDMVLGPCSCGLFHGENNSFSMLFSMPNHKSFDETDMYRFTSSSSSSVDCTLSLGTPSTRLCVNDSDKRLRHGRSSGNSCVSNFCLDLLQNKNMPYPLQSAKDSRGSNGNSSSNSSGKGNDPLLARRCANCDTTSTPLWRNGPRGPKLQSLCNACGIRFRKEERRATNAIKSSGATGSMLEQLQHLGYHHHQNKNNSRVHHSQSQKIPCFSPVNGFRFIEDTDRDSATGIPFLSWRLNVHDLTR; encoded by the exons atgATGCGCAAGTGCAGTAGTTCTCAGGGAGACATGGTATTGGGCCCTTGTTCATGTGGTCTGTTTCATGGCGAAAACAACTCATTCTCTATGCTATTTTCCATGCCAAACCACAAATCATTTGATGAAACAGACATGTACCGTTTCACGTCCTCTTCATCATCTTCTGTTGACTGCACTCTCTCGTTGGGAACTCCATCCACACGCCTTTGTGTAAACGACAGTGACAAGCGTTTGCGCCATGGCCGCAGCTCGGGTAATTCTTGCGTGTCTAACTTTTGCTTGGACTTGTTACAGAACAAGAACATGCCATATCCACTGCAAAGCGCAAAAGATAGCCGTGGAAGCAATGGAAATAGCAGTAGTAACAGCTCAGGGAAAGGCAATGATCCTCTCTTAGCTCGCCGATGTGCTAACTGTGACACCACTTCTACACCGCTTTGGAGGAATGGTCCAAGAGGCCCAAAG TTGCAGTCACTTTGCAATGCCTGTGGAATTCGATtcagaaaagaagaaagaagagcaACAAATGCAATCAAGTCATCAGGTGCAACAGGTTCAATGTTGGAGCAATTACAACATCTTGGCTATCATCACCACCAGAACAAGAACAATTCACGGGTTCATCACTCGCAAAGCCAGAAAATTCCATGTTTCTCACCTGTCAATGGATTCAGGTTCATTGAAGATACTGATCGAGATTCTGCTACTggcattcccttcctttcttggAGACTCAATGTCCATGACCTTACAAGATaa